One genomic region from Cellulomonas fengjieae encodes:
- a CDS encoding DMT family transporter, with protein MTPPGSSTRGWIGSYLLLAVLWGCSFLFIATALQSFAPTQVAFGRIVVGFVLLAAILLVRRERVRVERARLGDFVIVGTVMTAIPFVLFALAEQRVTSVLAGLVNATTPLFTAVFVALLLPSERPDRVQVGGLLIGFGGIAVLLGIWNSGAIDLVGGLMLLGATFCYGLGNAWSRRRLTDTGLTNVALPAIQLAVGAVVILPFAVSTPLTGELAPAPALALLALGLGGTGLAYVLFWRVLAIAGATVTASVTYVIPLVSTTLGVVVLHEGLHWYEPVGGAIVLAGVGLTQWGAARRRAADAVRAADAASTEHGPTPVLASGVDDAPVPAPPAREPTTETHRG; from the coding sequence ATGACTCCTCCCGGCTCGTCGACGCGCGGCTGGATCGGTTCGTACCTGCTGCTCGCGGTGCTGTGGGGGTGCAGCTTCCTGTTCATCGCGACGGCGTTGCAGTCGTTCGCGCCGACGCAGGTGGCGTTCGGTCGCATCGTGGTCGGGTTCGTGCTGCTCGCCGCGATCCTGCTGGTCCGGCGCGAGCGGGTCCGGGTGGAGCGGGCCCGGCTCGGTGACTTCGTGATCGTCGGCACGGTGATGACGGCGATCCCCTTCGTGCTGTTCGCGCTCGCGGAGCAGCGGGTGACGTCGGTCCTCGCGGGACTGGTGAACGCCACGACGCCCCTGTTCACCGCCGTGTTCGTCGCCCTCCTGCTCCCCAGCGAGCGGCCGGACCGCGTGCAGGTGGGCGGGCTGCTGATCGGCTTCGGCGGCATCGCGGTGCTGCTGGGCATCTGGAACTCGGGTGCCATCGACCTGGTGGGCGGGCTCATGCTGCTGGGTGCGACGTTCTGCTACGGCCTCGGCAACGCGTGGAGCCGCCGCCGGCTCACCGACACCGGCCTGACGAACGTGGCGCTGCCTGCCATCCAGCTCGCCGTGGGTGCGGTGGTCATCCTGCCTTTCGCCGTGTCGACCCCCCTGACCGGCGAGCTGGCCCCGGCGCCGGCGCTGGCACTGCTCGCGCTCGGGCTCGGCGGCACCGGGCTGGCGTACGTCCTGTTCTGGCGGGTCCTGGCGATCGCGGGCGCGACCGTCACGGCAAGCGTCACGTACGTGATCCCGCTGGTCTCGACGACGCTCGGCGTCGTCGTGCTCCACGAGGGCCTGCACTGGTACGAGCCTGTGGGCGGTGCGATCGTCCTGGCGGGCGTCGGGCTCACGCAGTGGGGCGCCGCCCGACGCCGGGCGGCGGACGCGGTGCGGGCAGCGGACGCTGCGAGCACCGAGCACGGCCCGACCCCGGTGCTGGCGTCCGGGGTCGACGACGCACCGGTCCCCGCACCGCCGGCCCGCGAGCCGACGACGGAGACGCACCGAGGATAG
- a CDS encoding zinc-dependent alcohol dehydrogenase family protein: MRAVVISSFGVLPTVQDVPAPTCPDDGVVLRVTATGVCRSDWHGWQGHDDDIHLPHVPGHELAGVVTEVGPLVRSWAVGDAVTVPFVCACGTCSACVAGEQQVCERQRQPGFTDDGSFAERVAIHHADVNLVRLPPGMSPVTAAGLGCRFATAYRAVTVHGRAAAGEWVAVHGCGGVGLSAVMVAVAAGARVVAVDVSLAARDAALAMGATAVLDGSGDVAARVHELTGGGAAVSLDALGSRATATASVLSLRRRGRHVQVGLLLGDDTSPPLPMGRVIAWELEVYGSHGMAAHEYPAMLARIASGELDPSRLVGRTIGLDEAPAALATLGDGSSGPGMTVVVL, from the coding sequence ATGCGTGCCGTGGTGATCTCCTCGTTCGGCGTCCTCCCGACCGTCCAGGACGTCCCCGCGCCGACGTGTCCCGACGACGGGGTGGTCCTGCGGGTCACGGCCACCGGCGTCTGCCGCTCGGACTGGCACGGCTGGCAGGGGCACGACGACGACATCCACCTGCCGCACGTCCCGGGTCACGAGCTGGCGGGCGTCGTCACCGAGGTGGGGCCCCTCGTGCGGTCCTGGGCCGTGGGCGACGCGGTCACCGTGCCGTTCGTGTGCGCCTGCGGCACGTGCTCCGCCTGCGTCGCGGGGGAGCAGCAGGTGTGCGAGCGCCAGCGCCAGCCGGGGTTCACCGACGACGGGTCCTTCGCCGAGCGCGTCGCGATCCACCACGCCGACGTGAACCTGGTGCGGCTGCCGCCCGGCATGTCACCCGTCACCGCCGCGGGCCTGGGCTGCCGGTTCGCCACCGCCTACCGGGCGGTCACCGTGCACGGTCGGGCCGCCGCGGGCGAATGGGTGGCGGTGCACGGCTGCGGCGGCGTCGGCCTGTCGGCGGTGATGGTCGCCGTCGCCGCCGGTGCGCGGGTGGTCGCGGTCGACGTCTCCCTGGCCGCGCGGGACGCGGCGCTCGCGATGGGGGCGACCGCGGTGCTCGACGGGTCCGGCGACGTCGCCGCGCGGGTCCACGAGCTGACCGGCGGGGGCGCCGCGGTGTCGCTCGACGCCCTGGGCAGCCGGGCCACCGCGACCGCCTCTGTGCTGTCGCTGCGTCGCCGCGGTCGGCACGTGCAGGTCGGCCTGCTGCTCGGGGACGACACCTCACCGCCGCTCCCCATGGGCAGGGTCATCGCGTGGGAGCTCGAGGTGTACGGGAGCCACGGCATGGCCGCCCACGAGTACCCGGCGATGCTGGCCCGCATCGCGTCCGGCGAGCTCGACCCGTCGCGCCTGGTGGGCCGGACCATCGGGCTCGACGAGGCCCCTGCCGCGCTCGCGACACTGGGCGATGGGTCGAGCGGCCCGGGGATGACGGTCGTCGTCCTCTGA
- a CDS encoding amidohydrolase, with the protein MRTVLLREARLVDGVAPVDILVRDGRVSAVGPGLADGVPYRVTQVALDGRWVMPGLWDAHVHLTQWALARRRLDVSAATSAAHAVALVAAAPPPTAGTALVGFGFRDGLWPDVPTAALLDAALGDVPVVLVSADLHCAWASTAGLRFLGVGDHPTGLLRESEWMPLQGAVDQVPDAIADALVDDACAAAAARGVVGVVDLEIADNLAVWRRRTAQAPARLRVRAGVWEDFLDRVLREDLHTGDSLGGPGSLVEQGPLKVITDGSLNTRTAYCHEPYAGVSGAGACGMLTVPPSRLVPLMAHATRHGLRCAVHAIGDAANALALDAFASSGATGSVEHAQLVTWDDVERFAELGVVASVQPEHAMDDRDVADQYWAGRTERAFAFDALHRAGVRLALGSDAPVAPLDPWVAADAAVTRSRDGREPWHPEQALDRRVALESSVDGRGLGVTVDGPADLVVLDADPLTAPLRGMPVAGTLVAGGWTHRTF; encoded by the coding sequence ATGCGGACCGTACTGCTGCGCGAGGCCAGGCTGGTCGACGGCGTCGCCCCTGTCGACATCCTGGTGCGCGACGGGCGGGTCTCCGCCGTGGGCCCCGGGCTCGCGGACGGTGTCCCGTACCGCGTCACGCAGGTGGCGCTCGACGGCCGCTGGGTGATGCCGGGCCTGTGGGACGCGCACGTCCACCTGACCCAGTGGGCGCTCGCGCGGCGCCGGCTCGACGTCTCCGCGGCCACGTCCGCCGCGCACGCCGTCGCGCTCGTCGCCGCCGCACCGCCGCCGACGGCCGGGACCGCGCTCGTCGGCTTCGGGTTCCGCGACGGGCTCTGGCCCGACGTCCCGACCGCGGCACTGCTGGACGCCGCGCTGGGCGACGTGCCGGTCGTCCTCGTCTCCGCCGACCTGCACTGCGCCTGGGCCTCGACGGCGGGCCTGCGGTTCCTCGGGGTGGGCGACCACCCCACGGGGCTGCTGCGCGAGTCCGAGTGGATGCCGCTGCAGGGTGCGGTCGACCAGGTGCCGGACGCGATCGCGGACGCGCTGGTCGACGACGCCTGCGCCGCCGCCGCCGCGCGAGGCGTGGTCGGTGTGGTGGACCTCGAGATCGCCGACAACCTGGCGGTGTGGCGACGGCGGACCGCCCAGGCGCCGGCGCGGCTGCGCGTGCGCGCCGGGGTGTGGGAGGACTTCCTCGACCGCGTGCTGCGCGAGGACCTGCACACGGGCGACAGCCTGGGCGGCCCCGGCTCCCTGGTCGAGCAGGGTCCGCTGAAGGTGATCACCGACGGATCGCTCAACACCAGGACGGCCTACTGCCACGAGCCGTACGCCGGCGTGTCCGGTGCCGGCGCCTGCGGCATGCTCACCGTGCCGCCCTCCCGGCTGGTGCCCCTGATGGCGCACGCCACCCGGCACGGCCTGCGCTGCGCGGTCCACGCGATCGGGGACGCCGCGAACGCCCTGGCCCTCGACGCCTTCGCCTCGTCCGGCGCGACCGGGTCGGTCGAGCACGCGCAGCTGGTGACCTGGGACGACGTGGAACGGTTCGCGGAGCTCGGGGTGGTGGCGAGCGTGCAGCCCGAGCACGCGATGGACGACCGGGACGTCGCCGACCAGTACTGGGCCGGACGCACGGAGCGCGCCTTCGCGTTCGACGCGCTGCACCGGGCCGGCGTGCGGCTGGCCCTCGGGTCGGACGCGCCCGTGGCACCGCTCGATCCCTGGGTCGCCGCCGACGCCGCGGTCACCCGGTCCCGCGACGGCCGCGAGCCGTGGCACCCCGAGCAGGCGCTCGACCGCCGGGTCGCGCTCGAGTCCTCCGTCGACGGCCGCGGGCTCGGCGTGACCGTCGACGGGCCCGCGGACCTCGTCGTGCTCGACGCCGACCCGCTGACCGCCCCGCTGCGTGGGATGCCCGTGGCGGGCACCCTGGTCGCGGGCGGGTGGACGCATCGCACCTTCTGA
- a CDS encoding DNA/RNA non-specific endonuclease translates to MSTVEAGYDPAFLGPPVPLPVPAQTVRELPSTHFTVLLDPERRLAAATAVNIDGAQLVDLERGDDWHLDDRVPASEQAGPELYAANDLDRGHLVRRRDPVWGDLAVARRANFETFAYPNAAPQASAFNQGELLWVGLEDHVLEYARTLGNRLSVFTGPVLADDDPLYRGVRIPRMFWKVAAWASGDALRATGFVLDQSALVAGLQAADEVPALGPFRTFQVPVADVEELTGLDLGPLRAADVLDRWVPLASVRDVLL, encoded by the coding sequence GTGAGCACCGTAGAGGCCGGGTACGACCCGGCGTTCCTCGGCCCGCCGGTCCCGCTGCCGGTGCCGGCACAGACCGTCCGCGAGCTGCCGTCGACGCACTTCACCGTGCTGCTCGACCCCGAACGCCGCCTCGCCGCGGCGACCGCCGTGAACATCGACGGCGCGCAGCTCGTGGACCTGGAGCGCGGCGACGACTGGCACCTGGACGACCGTGTCCCGGCCTCGGAGCAGGCCGGACCGGAGCTCTACGCGGCCAACGACCTCGACCGCGGGCACCTGGTGCGTCGTCGGGACCCGGTCTGGGGCGACCTCGCCGTCGCGCGGCGGGCCAACTTCGAGACGTTCGCGTACCCCAACGCCGCCCCGCAGGCCTCCGCGTTCAACCAGGGCGAGCTGCTCTGGGTCGGCCTCGAGGACCACGTGCTGGAGTACGCGCGGACGCTGGGCAACCGGCTCTCCGTGTTCACCGGGCCGGTGCTGGCCGACGACGACCCGCTCTACCGTGGCGTACGGATCCCGCGGATGTTCTGGAAGGTCGCCGCCTGGGCCTCGGGGGACGCGCTGCGGGCGACCGGGTTCGTCCTCGACCAGTCGGCCCTGGTCGCGGGGCTCCAGGCCGCCGACGAGGTCCCCGCGCTGGGCCCGTTCCGCACGTTCCAGGTACCGGTCGCGGACGTGGAGGAGCTCACCGGGCTGGACCTCGGCCCGCTGCGTGCCGCGGACGTGCTGGACCGCTGGGTTCCGCTGGCCAGCGTGCGGGACGTCCTTCTCTAG
- a CDS encoding ABC transporter ATP-binding protein: protein MNGSPLQAEGLTLAYDQLVVARDLSVQIPRASFTVIIGPNGCGKSTLLRALGRTLKPRAGRVLLEGTPIASMKSKDVARRLALLPQSPIAPESITVGDLVARGRYPHQGLLRQWSAADARAVADALDATEVADLRDRYVSDLSGGQRQRVWLAMALAQQTDLLLLDEPTTFLDIAHQFEVMDLCARLHEEGRTLVAVLHDLNQAARYATHLIAMKDGVVVAQGPPADVVTEDRVRDVFGLTCRVVPDPETGTPMVVPARRDAHVRH, encoded by the coding sequence GTGAACGGTTCACCGCTGCAGGCCGAGGGGCTCACCCTGGCCTACGACCAGCTCGTCGTCGCCCGGGACCTGTCGGTGCAGATCCCGCGGGCGTCCTTCACGGTGATCATCGGACCCAACGGCTGCGGCAAGTCGACGCTGCTGCGCGCGCTCGGCCGCACCCTCAAGCCGCGCGCGGGCCGGGTGCTGCTGGAAGGCACCCCCATCGCCTCGATGAAGAGCAAGGACGTGGCCCGGCGGCTCGCGCTCCTGCCGCAGAGCCCGATCGCGCCGGAGTCCATCACCGTCGGCGATCTCGTGGCGCGGGGACGGTACCCGCACCAGGGGCTGCTGCGGCAGTGGTCCGCCGCCGACGCCCGCGCCGTCGCGGACGCTCTCGACGCCACCGAGGTCGCGGACCTGCGCGACCGGTATGTGTCCGACCTGTCCGGCGGTCAGCGGCAGCGGGTCTGGCTGGCCATGGCCCTGGCGCAGCAGACCGACCTGCTGCTGCTCGACGAGCCGACGACGTTCCTCGACATCGCCCACCAGTTCGAGGTCATGGACCTGTGCGCCCGGCTGCACGAGGAGGGCCGCACGCTGGTCGCGGTGCTGCACGACCTCAACCAGGCCGCCCGGTACGCAACCCACCTGATCGCGATGAAGGACGGCGTGGTCGTCGCGCAGGGGCCCCCGGCCGACGTGGTGACCGAGGACCGCGTCCGGGACGTGTTCGGGCTCACCTGTCGGGTGGTGCCGGACCCCGAGACCGGGACGCCGATGGTCGTGCCCGCCCGCAGGGACGCGCACGTCCGGCACTAG
- a CDS encoding FecCD family ABC transporter permease has product MTSVLTLGPGVVVRWHRRPVVVCVAAVALTLGAMLVTLTVGRLGIPLAELPAVVAGNGSRAQDWVLWTNRLPRLLVGAAAGAAFAVSGAMFQSVTRNPLGSPDVIGLGAGAAAGAAAAGLVWPGTLPVPVGALIGAGIAIGAVYLGSGAGFRAPLRMVVVGIAVGAMSLAFVQLALARATREDAQVIAAYLNGSLAARSWSEVLLIVVALAVLLPAALALTRPLQLVEMGDEVAVAVGVHADRVRTWAVVVGVLLTAAAVTVSGPIAFVALTAPQIARRLTRSTGPGMVAAACCGAAVLVVADLVAQYAVPGIVYPVGVVTAALGGIYLAFLLVREWRRSPA; this is encoded by the coding sequence GTGACCTCCGTGCTGACGCTCGGGCCCGGCGTCGTCGTGCGCTGGCACCGACGCCCGGTCGTGGTCTGCGTGGCCGCGGTCGCGCTCACGCTCGGCGCCATGCTGGTCACGCTCACCGTCGGGCGGCTGGGCATCCCCCTCGCCGAGCTGCCGGCGGTCGTCGCCGGGAACGGGTCCCGGGCGCAGGACTGGGTCCTGTGGACCAACCGCCTGCCGCGCCTGCTCGTGGGCGCCGCCGCAGGGGCGGCCTTCGCCGTCTCGGGGGCGATGTTCCAGTCGGTCACCCGCAACCCCCTCGGCAGTCCGGACGTCATCGGGCTGGGCGCGGGGGCAGCCGCGGGGGCCGCGGCGGCGGGGCTCGTCTGGCCGGGCACGCTGCCGGTCCCGGTGGGTGCGCTGATCGGCGCCGGGATCGCCATCGGCGCGGTCTACCTCGGCTCGGGGGCGGGCTTCCGCGCGCCGTTGCGCATGGTCGTCGTCGGCATCGCCGTCGGTGCGATGTCGCTCGCGTTCGTGCAGCTCGCGCTCGCGCGCGCCACCCGGGAGGACGCGCAGGTCATCGCCGCCTACCTCAACGGCAGCCTGGCGGCGCGGTCGTGGTCGGAGGTGCTCCTGATCGTCGTGGCGCTCGCGGTGCTGCTCCCCGCGGCGCTCGCGCTCACCCGGCCGCTGCAGCTGGTCGAGATGGGCGACGAGGTCGCGGTCGCCGTCGGCGTGCACGCGGACCGCGTCCGCACATGGGCCGTCGTCGTCGGCGTGCTGCTGACCGCCGCCGCCGTGACCGTGAGCGGCCCGATCGCCTTCGTGGCGCTCACCGCGCCACAGATCGCGCGCCGGCTGACCCGCTCGACCGGACCGGGGATGGTCGCCGCCGCCTGCTGCGGCGCCGCGGTGCTCGTCGTCGCGGACCTGGTCGCGCAGTACGCAGTCCCCGGCATCGTCTACCCCGTGGGAGTGGTCACCGCCGCGCTCGGCGGCATCTACCTCGCGTTCCTGCTGGTCCGCGAGTGGAGGAGGAGTCCCGCGTGA
- a CDS encoding FecCD family ABC transporter permease produces the protein MSVAVARAPHTTRVRGSRALALGLGLVGAVALLTLVVGLSIAVGAKPVPLGEVWSAWRQPDGSYVSTVVASRIPRTQLGLLVGAALAVAGVVIQGLTRNPLGDPGLLGVNAGASASLVATAAVLGGAAGRSVWAAVPGALVAAFAVYLIGSGGRRATPVRLVLAGAAVSAVLVAVVEAITLANPTVFDTYRFWVVGSLAGRPESTVDAVLPFVVVGLLLCLVLARPLNALALGDEAAVSLGLRAGRTRLLGAAGATLLCAAAVAAVGPVAFVGLAVPHVVRSFTGADHRWLLPYCLVLGPVLLLVADVLGRVVARPGELPVGAVTAFVGAPFLILAVRQGRVGL, from the coding sequence ATGAGCGTCGCCGTCGCGCGAGCCCCGCACACCACCCGGGTGCGGGGCTCGCGCGCGCTCGCGCTCGGCCTGGGGCTCGTCGGTGCGGTCGCGCTGCTGACGCTCGTGGTCGGCCTGAGCATCGCCGTCGGCGCCAAGCCGGTCCCCCTCGGCGAGGTCTGGTCCGCCTGGCGGCAGCCCGACGGGTCCTACGTCTCGACGGTCGTCGCGTCGCGGATCCCGCGCACCCAGCTCGGGCTGCTCGTCGGGGCGGCGCTCGCCGTCGCGGGGGTCGTGATCCAGGGGCTGACCCGCAACCCCCTGGGTGATCCCGGCCTGCTGGGCGTCAACGCGGGGGCGTCGGCGTCGCTGGTCGCCACGGCCGCCGTGCTCGGCGGTGCCGCCGGGCGCTCCGTGTGGGCGGCGGTGCCGGGTGCCCTGGTGGCCGCCTTCGCCGTGTACCTCATCGGCTCCGGCGGGCGACGGGCGACGCCCGTGCGGCTCGTGCTCGCCGGCGCGGCCGTCTCCGCGGTCCTCGTGGCGGTCGTCGAGGCCATCACCCTGGCCAACCCCACCGTGTTCGACACCTACCGGTTCTGGGTGGTCGGGTCGCTCGCGGGCCGGCCCGAGTCGACCGTCGACGCCGTGCTGCCGTTCGTCGTCGTGGGCCTCCTGCTGTGCCTGGTCCTCGCCCGGCCGCTGAACGCGCTGGCGCTCGGGGACGAGGCCGCGGTCTCGCTCGGGCTGCGTGCCGGCCGGACCCGCCTGCTCGGTGCCGCCGGGGCGACCCTGCTGTGCGCCGCGGCCGTGGCCGCCGTCGGACCGGTCGCGTTCGTGGGCCTGGCCGTCCCGCACGTCGTGCGCTCGTTCACGGGTGCCGACCACCGCTGGCTCCTGCCCTACTGCCTCGTGCTCGGCCCGGTGCTGCTGCTGGTGGCCGACGTCCTCGGCCGGGTCGTGGCGCGCCCCGGTGAGCTCCCGGTCGGCGCCGTCACGGCGTTCGTCGGTGCGCCGTTCCTCATCCTCGCCGTGCGCCAGGGGCGGGTGGGCCTGTGA
- a CDS encoding ABC transporter substrate-binding protein has translation MTAVAAAAAVALTLAACGDSSDDTATEPSADTSAASDAFPVSIETALGTAEIPARPERVVALGWGAADIAFSLGTTPVGIESDTWGGDAEGYQPWFREAVEAAGDELPETIAMYPELDVDAVVALEPDLVLAPQSGIDQATYDQLAAFVPVVAYPGEPWQTSLEDQVNLAAEALGVPEKAELLLAERQAAIDDAAAANPELAGLTFAYVFGGDQPGALSVYLPGDPRVELLTGLGLELAPSVSTLTSSPGTFVATLGLENADQLNDAQLLFTWFNDADEQAATEAQPLWAQIPAFASGAYVPMLDPKLGMAVSVATPLSVPWALDEYLPLITAGAQNVQG, from the coding sequence GTGACAGCCGTGGCAGCCGCCGCAGCAGTCGCACTCACCCTCGCCGCCTGCGGTGACTCGTCCGACGACACCGCGACGGAGCCCTCGGCCGACACCTCGGCGGCGTCCGACGCCTTCCCCGTGTCGATCGAGACGGCTCTCGGCACCGCGGAGATCCCCGCCAGGCCCGAGCGCGTCGTGGCGCTCGGCTGGGGCGCCGCCGACATCGCGTTCTCGCTGGGCACGACGCCGGTCGGCATCGAGTCGGACACCTGGGGCGGCGACGCCGAGGGGTACCAGCCGTGGTTCCGGGAGGCCGTCGAGGCCGCAGGCGACGAGCTGCCCGAGACCATCGCGATGTACCCCGAGCTCGACGTCGACGCGGTCGTCGCGCTCGAGCCGGACCTGGTGCTCGCCCCGCAGTCCGGGATCGACCAGGCGACGTACGACCAGCTCGCCGCCTTCGTCCCGGTCGTGGCCTACCCCGGTGAGCCGTGGCAGACCTCGCTCGAGGACCAGGTGAACCTCGCGGCCGAGGCGCTGGGCGTGCCCGAGAAGGCCGAGCTGCTGCTCGCCGAGCGCCAGGCCGCGATCGACGACGCCGCCGCCGCCAACCCCGAGCTGGCGGGGCTGACCTTCGCCTACGTCTTCGGTGGTGACCAGCCGGGTGCCCTGTCGGTGTACCTGCCCGGCGACCCGCGGGTCGAGCTGCTCACGGGCCTCGGCCTGGAGCTGGCGCCGTCGGTGTCGACGCTGACGTCCTCGCCCGGGACGTTCGTCGCGACCCTCGGCCTGGAGAACGCGGACCAGCTGAACGACGCGCAGCTCCTGTTCACGTGGTTCAACGACGCGGACGAGCAGGCCGCCACCGAGGCGCAGCCGCTGTGGGCCCAGATCCCCGCGTTCGCGTCCGGCGCCTACGTCCCGATGCTCGACCCGAAGCTCGGCATGGCCGTCTCCGTGGCCACCCCGCTGAGCGTCCCGTGGGCCCTCGACGAGTACCTGCCGCTCATCACGGCCGGCGCCCAGAACGTCCAGGGCTGA
- a CDS encoding phosphoribosylaminoimidazolesuccinocarboxamide synthase, which produces MTAAAPLEGWTHTYSGKVRDLYVPDGSASTAGLGDVVLVVASDRVSAYDHVLSPGIPGKGVVLTQLSLWWFEQLADLVPNHVVSTEVPAAVAGRAMVCRRLEMFPVECVARGYLTGSGLAEYRVSGSVTGIALPAGLVDGSRLPEPIFTPATKAELGAHDENVPFDSVVALVGADTAEALRSLTLAVYGRAEAIARERGVILADTKLEFGTDPATGAITLGDEVLTPDSSRFWPADEWRPGRAQPSVDKQVLRDWLTSPASGWDRAGDATPPSLPADVVARTRDRYLDAYERLTGTTLSV; this is translated from the coding sequence GTGACTGCCGCCGCGCCGCTCGAGGGCTGGACCCACACCTACTCCGGAAAGGTCCGCGACCTCTACGTCCCGGACGGCTCGGCGTCGACTGCCGGGCTCGGTGACGTCGTCCTCGTCGTCGCGAGCGACCGGGTGTCGGCCTACGACCACGTGCTGTCCCCGGGCATCCCCGGCAAGGGCGTCGTCCTCACGCAGCTGAGCCTGTGGTGGTTCGAGCAGCTGGCGGACCTGGTGCCCAACCACGTGGTGTCGACCGAAGTCCCGGCCGCTGTCGCCGGTCGCGCGATGGTCTGCCGTCGGCTGGAGATGTTCCCGGTCGAGTGCGTCGCGCGCGGCTACCTCACCGGGTCCGGCCTGGCCGAGTACCGGGTGTCCGGGTCGGTCACCGGGATCGCCCTGCCGGCGGGGCTCGTCGACGGGTCCCGGCTGCCCGAGCCGATCTTCACCCCCGCGACCAAGGCCGAGCTCGGGGCGCACGACGAGAACGTGCCGTTCGACTCGGTGGTCGCCCTGGTCGGGGCCGACACCGCGGAGGCCCTGCGGTCGCTCACGCTCGCGGTCTACGGCCGCGCGGAGGCGATCGCGCGCGAGCGCGGCGTGATCCTGGCGGACACCAAGCTCGAGTTCGGCACCGACCCCGCGACCGGGGCGATCACCCTGGGTGACGAGGTGCTGACGCCGGACTCCTCCCGGTTCTGGCCGGCGGACGAGTGGCGGCCCGGACGCGCCCAGCCGAGCGTCGACAAGCAGGTGCTCCGCGACTGGCTGACCTCACCGGCGTCCGGGTGGGACCGGGCCGGTGACGCGACCCCGCCGTCCCTGCCCGCGGACGTCGTGGCGCGCACCCGCGACCGCTATCTCGACGCGTACGAGCGGCTCACCGGGACGACCCTGTCGGTGTGA
- the purD gene encoding phosphoribosylamine--glycine ligase, with the protein MKILVVGTGAREHALVRALSLDPAVTALHAAPGNPGIGGLATLHAVDPLDGAAVAALATALDADLVVVGPEAPLVAGVADAVRAAGIPAFGPSAAGARLEGSKAFAKEVMAAAGVPTAEPRVATTIEEAAAGLDAFGAPYVVKDDGLAAGKGVVVTDDRTEALAHARACLAKPDGRVVIEDYLDGPEISLFVLSDGVDVVPLVPAQDFKRALDGDAGPNTGGMGAYSPLPWAPADLVDEVVERVARPTIAEMARRGTPFAGVLYVGLALTSGGLKVVEFNARFGDPETQVVLARLATPLAGVLLASATGTLGSLPPLQWRDDAAVTVVVASGGYPGAVRSGDPITGIEDAEALPGVHVLHAGTALRLNAAGDDDDAIDGAHLVSAGGRVLSVVGVGSDLAAARAAAYAGVAQIELPFSHHRSDIAR; encoded by the coding sequence GTGAAGATCCTCGTCGTCGGCACCGGCGCTCGTGAGCACGCCCTGGTGCGCGCACTGTCCCTCGACCCCGCGGTGACGGCCCTGCACGCGGCGCCGGGCAACCCCGGCATCGGAGGGCTGGCCACGTTGCACGCGGTCGACCCGCTGGACGGTGCCGCGGTCGCCGCGCTGGCCACGGCCCTGGACGCCGACCTCGTGGTCGTCGGCCCCGAGGCGCCGCTGGTGGCCGGTGTCGCCGACGCCGTGCGCGCCGCGGGGATCCCCGCCTTCGGTCCGTCCGCGGCGGGCGCCCGGCTCGAGGGCTCGAAGGCGTTCGCCAAGGAGGTCATGGCCGCCGCGGGCGTCCCGACCGCCGAGCCGCGCGTGGCGACGACGATCGAGGAGGCCGCCGCCGGACTCGATGCGTTCGGTGCCCCCTACGTGGTCAAGGACGACGGTCTGGCCGCCGGCAAGGGCGTCGTCGTCACCGATGACCGGACCGAGGCGCTGGCCCACGCGCGGGCGTGCCTGGCCAAGCCCGACGGGCGCGTCGTCATCGAGGACTACCTCGACGGACCCGAGATCTCCCTGTTCGTGCTGTCGGACGGCGTGGACGTCGTCCCGCTGGTGCCCGCGCAGGACTTCAAGCGCGCGCTCGACGGCGACGCGGGACCGAACACCGGCGGCATGGGCGCGTACTCGCCGCTGCCGTGGGCGCCCGCGGACCTCGTCGACGAGGTGGTCGAGCGCGTCGCGCGGCCGACGATCGCGGAGATGGCCCGCCGCGGCACGCCGTTCGCGGGAGTCCTGTACGTCGGCCTCGCCCTCACGTCGGGCGGCCTGAAGGTCGTCGAGTTCAACGCCCGGTTCGGCGACCCCGAGACGCAGGTCGTCCTCGCGCGGCTGGCCACCCCGCTCGCGGGCGTGCTGCTGGCGAGCGCGACCGGCACGCTCGGCTCGCTGCCGCCGCTGCAGTGGCGCGACGACGCGGCCGTCACGGTCGTCGTCGCGTCCGGCGGCTACCCGGGGGCCGTCCGCTCGGGGGACCCGATCACCGGCATCGAGGACGCCGAGGCGCTCCCCGGGGTGCACGTCCTGCACGCCGGCACCGCGCTGCGGCTGAACGCGGCAGGGGACGACGACGACGCGATCGACGGTGCGCACCTCGTCTCCGCGGGCGGCCGCGTGCTGTCGGTCGTCGGCGTCGGCTCGGACCTGGCCGCCGCCAGGGCCGCGGCCTACGCGGGCGTCGCGCAGATCGAGCTGCCGTTCTCCCACCACCGATCGGACATCGCGCGATGA